The Rhodohalobacter sp. SW132 genome has a segment encoding these proteins:
- the rplI gene encoding 50S ribosomal protein L9, whose translation MKLILKDDVDKLGSAGDLVDVKPGYGRNFLIPQGKAVMATAGAVKEYEALQREAELRAELTVEKAKELAQKLETTSITIPASVGEDDKIHGTVTNIDVADALEERDILIDRRKISIDQDIKSLGEYTATIDLLGDLNPKIKIWVVKADEDEA comes from the coding sequence ATGAAACTGATATTAAAAGATGATGTTGATAAACTCGGTTCAGCCGGTGATCTGGTTGACGTGAAGCCGGGTTACGGACGTAATTTTCTGATCCCGCAGGGCAAGGCTGTAATGGCTACAGCAGGCGCTGTAAAAGAGTATGAAGCACTTCAGCGAGAAGCTGAACTTCGTGCTGAACTCACGGTTGAAAAAGCGAAAGAACTCGCTCAGAAACTGGAAACCACATCCATTACTATTCCTGCATCCGTGGGAGAAGACGACAAAATTCACGGAACTGTTACAAATATTGATGTAGCTGATGCTCTTGAAGAAAGAGATATTTTGATCGACAGACGTAAAATCTCCATCGATCAGGATATCAAATCTCTGGGTGAATACACGGCTACGATTGATCTTCTTGGCGATCTCAATCCAAAGATCAAAATTTGGGTAGTTAAAGCCGATGAAGACGAAGCCTGA
- the rpsR gene encoding 30S ribosomal protein S18 — translation MINNPSHPKKGHLKTKECKFTKAGIEYIDYKDTETLLRFINDQGKILPRRVTGNSARHQRQFSTAVKRARFMALIPYVTENLR, via the coding sequence ATGATTAATAATCCATCCCATCCGAAAAAAGGACACTTAAAAACAAAAGAGTGTAAATTTACAAAAGCAGGAATCGAGTACATCGATTACAAAGACACCGAAACTCTGCTTCGATTTATAAACGACCAAGGCAAAATTTTACCTCGTCGTGTAACCGGCAATAGTGCACGCCATCAGCGTCAGTTTTCAACAGCTGTTAAAAGAGCCCGATTTATGGCACTTATTCCTTATGTAACTGAAAATCTAAGATAA
- the rpsF gene encoding 30S ribosomal protein S6, which yields MKKEFYEMTYILNPVLDDEKFKELVDHVQKLIEDNGGDVVDTDEWGVKQLAYPIEKKNSGYYVNLYFNAPKTAIEPVERNMRIHDDIMRYLTLKYDAKMKRHYDLKKKGDLPVIFEDLEEEENTDDN from the coding sequence ATGAAAAAAGAATTTTATGAAATGACGTACATCCTGAACCCGGTTCTGGATGACGAAAAATTTAAAGAACTTGTTGATCACGTTCAGAAACTGATTGAAGACAACGGCGGAGACGTAGTTGATACCGATGAGTGGGGAGTAAAACAGCTTGCCTATCCGATTGAGAAGAAAAACTCCGGCTATTATGTGAACCTCTATTTCAATGCACCTAAAACAGCCATTGAACCTGTAGAGAGAAACATGAGAATCCATGATGACATCATGCGTTACCTGACGCTCAAATATGATGCAAAAATGAAGCGCCACTACGATCTCAAGAAAAAAGGAGATCTGCCGGTCATATTTGAAGATCTCGAAGAGGAAGAAAACACTGACGATAATTAA
- a CDS encoding NADH-quinone oxidoreductase subunit N has product MNYTHDLLAFLPGIIIAVTGLLALLLDAYKKSADTVYALSIAGIFAALVAVFPAMFGETGVAFSGMIVYGGVGSFGSAVVLAGTLFCVMISRDYLNELHLHDGSVYAMILFATVGMLALATSNDLISFFLGLETMSICLFVLAGLISEEKTGAEAALKYFLLGAFATGFLLYGIALIYGATGHTNFNEIAAAAEPSLLLLGGSGLLLVGIFFKLGAVPFHMWTPDVYEGTPTTLTAFMATAAKSATFVAFILIMTRMLPGAEGGDWTNVIQVIAILTMIIGNLIALVQDNVKRMLAYSSIAHAGYLLVGLAAGTAEGYSGVLYYLFAYTLMNVGAFGVIAFYERNRGIDFTSIESYAGLGFKMPVMGVMLSIFLFSLAGIPPFVGFIGKYYVFAAAVNAGLIPLAIIGVLASAASVYYYLRVMVYLYFKEAHKEFKLKTPSMLFTSTLAFLAILTVYYGVEPVLPFSGLIELISSYYTI; this is encoded by the coding sequence ATGAACTATACCCACGATTTATTGGCTTTTTTACCCGGTATTATCATTGCTGTAACCGGGCTTTTAGCACTCTTGTTAGATGCGTATAAAAAGAGTGCTGATACGGTGTATGCACTCTCAATTGCTGGTATTTTTGCTGCGCTTGTGGCTGTCTTTCCAGCAATGTTCGGGGAGACCGGAGTGGCATTTTCAGGGATGATTGTATACGGCGGGGTAGGTTCTTTTGGGTCTGCAGTAGTGCTTGCCGGTACTCTTTTTTGTGTGATGATATCCAGGGATTATCTCAATGAACTTCATCTGCACGACGGAAGTGTATATGCAATGATCCTTTTTGCAACGGTAGGAATGCTTGCACTTGCAACTTCGAACGACTTGATCTCATTTTTCCTGGGATTGGAAACAATGTCTATCTGTCTTTTTGTGCTGGCCGGCCTGATATCTGAGGAAAAAACAGGAGCAGAGGCTGCACTCAAATATTTTTTATTAGGTGCTTTTGCAACAGGATTTTTGCTCTACGGTATTGCGCTGATTTACGGGGCGACCGGGCACACAAACTTTAATGAAATTGCCGCTGCTGCCGAGCCGTCTTTGCTGCTTCTTGGTGGTTCCGGACTCTTACTTGTGGGGATATTCTTTAAGCTTGGCGCTGTTCCCTTTCACATGTGGACCCCTGATGTATACGAAGGTACTCCTACAACATTAACCGCCTTTATGGCAACAGCTGCAAAATCAGCAACTTTTGTGGCATTTATTCTGATAATGACGCGAATGCTTCCGGGTGCTGAGGGCGGAGACTGGACCAATGTAATTCAGGTGATTGCAATCCTGACAATGATCATCGGAAACCTTATCGCACTTGTTCAGGATAACGTAAAGCGGATGCTCGCCTATTCAAGTATCGCCCATGCCGGTTATTTATTGGTCGGCCTTGCAGCTGGTACAGCAGAGGGATACTCCGGAGTCTTATACTATCTCTTTGCCTATACCCTGATGAACGTAGGAGCATTCGGAGTGATCGCCTTTTACGAGAGAAACCGCGGTATTGATTTCACAAGTATTGAAAGCTATGCAGGGCTCGGTTTTAAAATGCCTGTTATGGGTGTGATGCTCTCCATCTTTCTGTTCTCACTTGCGGGTATTCCTCCGTTTGTAGGTTTTATCGGTAAATATTATGTATTTGCAGCAGCAGTGAACGCAGGATTGATCCCCCTGGCAATTATCGGGGTACTTGCAAGCGCAGCGAGTGTTTACTACTACCTTCGCGTAATGGTTTATCTGTACTTTAAAGAGGCGCACAAAGAGTTCAAACTCAAAACGCCAAGTATGCTCTTTACATCTACACTGGCATTTCTTGCAATCCTTACGGTCTATTATGGTGTAGAACCGGTTCTTCCGTTTTCCGGGTTGATCGAGCTGATCTCATCTTACTACACGATCTAA
- a CDS encoding 4a-hydroxytetrahydrobiopterin dehydratase, which translates to MKPLTEKEIQTELKNLNDWNFTDDKIHREFSFEDFKTALSFIVRVGFDAEDQGHHPELFNVYNTVQISLATHDAGDKVTGKDIKLAKAIDAIYKTF; encoded by the coding sequence ATGAAACCACTTACCGAAAAAGAGATTCAGACGGAACTCAAAAATCTGAACGACTGGAATTTTACGGATGATAAAATTCACCGGGAATTTTCATTCGAGGATTTCAAAACAGCTCTCTCATTCATTGTCAGGGTTGGATTCGATGCAGAAGATCAGGGGCATCACCCGGAACTGTTTAATGTTTACAACACGGTTCAGATCAGTCTTGCCACTCACGACGCCGGTGATAAAGTAACAGGCAAAGATATTAAACTTGCAAAAGCGATAGACGCGATTTACAAAACGTTTTAG
- a CDS encoding NuoM family protein, which produces MEFLLNLVIYLPLLSVLAVLLLRDDTAVKWTALLATSATFLLSIPLLLNFDIANSAVPQYVTEGSAILSTMDVKYLVGLDGLSLLLFMLTTLMGPIVILSSWESVSKSLKGYYAMLLILQTASLGTFASLDLVVFYVFFELSLIPMYFLIGIWGGADRIQATIKFFIYTLVGSLIMLVALLYLGFTAGEATGTYSFTADWRFISSPEFTIGLVEQTYMFLAFALAFCIKVPLFPFHTWLPYAHTEAPTAGSVVLAAIMLKLGTYGLLRICMPVFPNAFMEFAPWLAGLAVIGIIYGALVAMVQKDVKKLVAYSSVSHLGFVVLGIFAFNTIAVQGAIIQMVNHGLSTGALFLIVGMIYDRRHTRMIDDFGGIAKSVPVLAVMFMIATLASIGLPGLNGFIGEFFILIGSFNSELYGNITFAVLAATGVVLAAVYMLWMYQRVMFGEIDKEENRKMIDLNAREISLLVPLVIFMIWIGIRPVDFTVYSEGWVDNFISVTEDKSIAVLEQVNRDELPDWTARVYGLDNQSQTDKQIVLGD; this is translated from the coding sequence ATGGAGTTTCTTCTAAACTTAGTTATTTACCTGCCGCTTCTTAGTGTGCTTGCGGTTCTGTTGCTCAGAGATGACACGGCTGTAAAATGGACTGCGTTGCTGGCAACATCGGCTACATTTCTGTTGTCTATTCCGCTTCTGCTGAATTTTGATATTGCAAATTCTGCCGTTCCGCAATATGTCACGGAAGGTTCTGCGATTTTGAGCACAATGGATGTGAAATACCTTGTAGGTCTCGACGGCCTTAGCCTTTTGCTCTTCATGCTAACTACGCTGATGGGGCCGATTGTTATTCTTTCCTCCTGGGAATCGGTATCAAAAAGTCTGAAAGGATATTATGCGATGCTGCTGATTTTGCAGACGGCATCACTCGGTACCTTTGCCTCACTTGATCTTGTAGTATTCTACGTATTTTTTGAACTCTCCCTGATCCCCATGTACTTCCTGATTGGTATTTGGGGTGGGGCCGATAGAATTCAGGCGACAATTAAATTCTTTATCTATACGCTTGTTGGTTCACTGATCATGCTCGTGGCGCTTCTTTATCTCGGTTTCACGGCAGGAGAGGCAACAGGCACGTACAGCTTTACAGCCGACTGGCGGTTTATTTCAAGTCCTGAATTTACGATCGGACTGGTAGAACAGACCTACATGTTCCTCGCTTTTGCACTCGCATTTTGTATTAAAGTACCGCTTTTCCCATTCCACACCTGGCTCCCGTATGCGCACACCGAAGCTCCCACAGCAGGATCTGTTGTACTTGCGGCGATCATGCTTAAACTCGGTACTTACGGACTCCTCAGAATTTGCATGCCTGTTTTCCCCAATGCATTTATGGAATTTGCTCCCTGGCTCGCCGGGCTCGCTGTGATCGGCATTATTTACGGAGCACTGGTCGCCATGGTTCAGAAAGACGTTAAAAAACTTGTAGCATACTCATCTGTAAGCCACCTTGGTTTTGTGGTACTTGGAATATTTGCATTCAATACAATTGCAGTTCAGGGAGCAATTATTCAAATGGTAAATCACGGCCTGTCCACAGGAGCACTTTTCCTGATTGTTGGGATGATTTACGACCGGCGGCATACCCGAATGATTGATGATTTTGGCGGTATTGCCAAATCTGTACCCGTTCTTGCAGTGATGTTTATGATCGCTACGCTCGCTTCAATCGGCCTCCCGGGACTGAATGGATTTATAGGCGAATTTTTTATCCTGATCGGATCATTTAATTCAGAACTCTACGGCAATATAACTTTTGCGGTATTGGCTGCAACAGGTGTTGTTCTTGCAGCAGTATATATGCTATGGATGTATCAGCGGGTGATGTTTGGCGAGATCGATAAAGAAGAGAACCGAAAAATGATCGATCTGAATGCCAGGGAGATATCCCTGCTTGTACCTCTTGTCATTTTCATGATTTGGATTGGAATTCGTCCGGTAGACTTCACGGTCTATTCAGAAGGTTGGGTTGATAATTTTATCTCGGTAACAGAGGACAAAAGCATCGCTGTTCTTGAACAAGTGAACCGTGATGAACTGCCCGATTGGACAGCAAGAGTATATGGGCTTGACAATCAATCTCAAACAGATAAACAAATCGTTTTAGGAGACTGA
- the nuoL gene encoding NADH-quinone oxidoreductase subunit L, protein MESPTALVSLIVGLPLLGFLINGLAGLASEGYREKKSLIGIIANLAVFIPFLISLSFFIGHSSGADALIVTLFNWITVGDLTVDIAYRLDELSLIMALVVTGVGSLIHFYSIGYMHHDKGYWKYFAYLNLFIFAMLNLIMGNNLLLLFLGWEGVGLCSYLLIGFWYTDMAKSDAAKKAFLYNRVGDFAFLIAMFMVFNAVGSLDFDVVLSNLDLFSAGAVFWIGLLMLIGATGKSAQIPLFVWLPDAMAGPTPVSALIHAATMVTSGIYLITRLSPMFVISPEVMMIIAVVGALTAIVAATIAITQNDIKGVLAYSTVSQLGFMFLALGSGAFTAAMFHVVTHAFFKACLFLGSGSVIHTMEHLKHKLHDDGKHVEFDHQDIRNMGGLKKWMPSTYKTFMIATIAIAGIPPLAGFFSKDEILMHATNMGYGEFAGAMYFILWGVAMITAFLTAFYMFRLTLTTFHGSFKLSQLFKEAEGSEKYLHESPKTMTIPLWTLAGLSIVGGFMGIPNFIGKTFTGEYVNINWLQGWLEPIAADIALTLSVPAEWGLMMLSILVAVGGVYTAFRMYGNNQQLASDEKIATKFGSLYVVWKEKYNFDEFYEAVIVRPTVKFSDRVLAVFDIKIVDGFVNAVAGTVRLVGSLTRYIQTGVTSSYAFALILGVILVMSMLLF, encoded by the coding sequence ATGGAATCACCTACTGCGTTAGTCAGTTTGATTGTTGGTTTACCGTTACTTGGCTTTCTTATTAATGGATTGGCCGGTTTGGCTTCTGAAGGCTACCGGGAAAAGAAATCATTGATCGGTATCATTGCTAATCTTGCTGTATTTATACCTTTTCTTATATCCCTTTCTTTTTTTATTGGGCACAGTTCAGGGGCAGATGCTCTTATTGTAACACTCTTTAACTGGATTACAGTTGGTGATTTAACGGTTGATATTGCCTACCGCCTGGATGAGCTTTCACTGATTATGGCACTCGTGGTAACTGGTGTGGGTTCGTTGATCCATTTCTATTCTATTGGGTATATGCATCACGATAAAGGGTACTGGAAGTATTTTGCTTACCTGAATCTCTTTATTTTTGCCATGCTGAACCTCATTATGGGGAATAATCTGCTGCTTCTGTTTCTCGGCTGGGAAGGTGTAGGGCTCTGCTCTTATCTATTGATCGGTTTTTGGTATACCGATATGGCTAAATCCGATGCTGCCAAAAAAGCTTTTCTATATAACAGGGTAGGGGATTTTGCCTTCCTGATTGCGATGTTTATGGTCTTTAATGCGGTTGGGAGCCTCGATTTTGATGTGGTTCTCTCCAATCTTGATCTGTTCTCTGCAGGCGCGGTTTTCTGGATCGGATTACTGATGCTGATTGGAGCAACGGGTAAAAGTGCGCAGATTCCTCTTTTTGTTTGGCTGCCCGATGCGATGGCAGGTCCGACGCCGGTTTCTGCGCTGATTCACGCCGCTACGATGGTTACATCCGGTATCTACCTGATTACGCGGCTCTCGCCAATGTTCGTAATATCACCTGAAGTGATGATGATTATCGCTGTGGTCGGTGCGCTTACGGCAATCGTGGCTGCAACAATTGCCATTACTCAGAATGATATTAAAGGAGTGCTTGCCTACTCTACAGTTTCACAGCTTGGTTTCATGTTCCTGGCTCTCGGTTCAGGGGCGTTTACTGCGGCTATGTTCCATGTGGTAACTCACGCATTTTTCAAAGCGTGTCTCTTTCTTGGATCCGGATCTGTTATCCATACGATGGAGCATCTGAAGCATAAACTGCACGATGATGGAAAGCACGTGGAGTTTGACCACCAGGATATTCGTAACATGGGAGGCTTGAAAAAATGGATGCCTTCCACCTATAAAACATTTATGATCGCAACCATCGCGATTGCGGGTATTCCGCCGCTGGCCGGATTTTTCTCCAAAGATGAGATTTTGATGCACGCAACGAATATGGGTTATGGCGAGTTTGCCGGCGCTATGTATTTCATCCTTTGGGGTGTTGCGATGATTACTGCATTCCTGACAGCATTTTATATGTTCCGGCTAACGCTTACCACGTTCCATGGCAGCTTTAAACTCTCACAGCTATTTAAAGAGGCTGAAGGTTCTGAAAAATATCTGCATGAAAGCCCCAAAACAATGACCATTCCGCTCTGGACACTCGCCGGGCTTTCCATTGTCGGTGGATTTATGGGGATACCGAATTTTATCGGGAAAACCTTTACAGGTGAATATGTGAATATCAACTGGCTGCAGGGCTGGCTGGAACCAATCGCAGCAGATATTGCACTTACACTTTCCGTGCCGGCAGAGTGGGGGTTGATGATGCTTTCCATTCTTGTAGCCGTCGGCGGAGTGTATACAGCTTTCAGAATGTATGGGAATAACCAGCAGCTGGCTTCTGATGAAAAAATTGCAACCAAGTTTGGTTCCCTTTACGTGGTTTGGAAAGAGAAGTATAATTTTGATGAGTTCTACGAAGCAGTCATTGTCCGGCCAACCGTGAAATTTTCAGATCGTGTGCTGGCTGTATTCGACATTAAGATTGTGGACGGATTTGTAAATGCCGTAGCAGGAACGGTTCGCCTCGTAGGCAGCCTCACTCGTTATATCCAAACCGGGGTAACCAGCAGTTACGCATTCGCCCTTATACTCGGCGTAATCCTTGTAATGTCAATGTTACTGTTTTAA
- a CDS encoding Na+/H+ antiporter subunit E, translating to MHKLSTYNLTLSFISLMAFWLAMSGILDFVHILFGVITVAGVMALNYRLKMFHFFKDDMDDLRELRFWKAPIYAIWMFGQIILAGLHVLRVIGSPRMHIETTMVTFKVNLPSAHAKMILGNSITLTPGTLTIDIVGDTFTVHALDKASYEGIIDDTMPKKVLQLFENTDRPVVSDVNIQISDS from the coding sequence ATGCATAAACTTTCGACCTATAACCTAACACTCTCTTTCATTTCTCTTATGGCTTTTTGGCTGGCTATGAGCGGAATACTGGATTTTGTACATATCCTGTTTGGAGTTATCACAGTAGCCGGTGTGATGGCACTCAATTATCGCTTAAAGATGTTCCACTTCTTTAAAGATGATATGGATGATCTGCGTGAACTGCGTTTCTGGAAGGCTCCAATTTATGCAATTTGGATGTTTGGCCAGATTATTCTCGCGGGACTTCATGTGCTCAGAGTTATTGGCTCACCCAGAATGCATATTGAAACAACAATGGTAACTTTTAAAGTAAATTTGCCAAGCGCACATGCCAAGATGATTCTTGGTAATTCTATTACCCTCACACCCGGCACGCTAACTATTGATATTGTAGGTGATACGTTTACAGTACATGCGCTTGATAAAGCCTCCTACGAAGGTATCATTGATGATACAATGCCCAAAAAAGTCCTTCAGCTGTTTGAAAATACAGACCGGCCGGTCGTCAGTGACGTAAATATTCAAATCTCAGATTCATAA
- a CDS encoding monovalent cation/H+ antiporter complex subunit F, whose translation METFFLYSAVFLTIIIAVPIIRVIKGPTVFDRLLATNAIATKTIVLICLIGFIFDRVDMFLDITLAYAILGFIGSLMIAKYLTSEAKKRGEAK comes from the coding sequence ATGGAAACCTTTTTTCTTTACAGTGCTGTGTTTCTGACGATCATTATCGCTGTGCCCATCATACGCGTGATTAAAGGGCCAACAGTTTTCGACAGATTGCTTGCAACAAACGCTATTGCGACCAAAACTATCGTATTAATCTGTCTGATTGGTTTTATTTTTGACCGGGTTGATATGTTTCTGGATATCACACTTGCTTACGCAATCCTTGGATTTATCGGCTCATTGATGATTGCAAAATACCTTACCTCAGAAGCAAAAAAACGGGGTGAAGCCAAATGA
- the mnhG gene encoding monovalent cation/H(+) antiporter subunit G, with translation MTIINIISIIFITFGIIFMFVGSFGILRLPDFYARTHAVSKSDTLGIIFVILGLVIYEGFTQSGLKLILIVIFIALSNPIGSHALARAALKKGLKPLFSSSKQNKKS, from the coding sequence ATGACAATCATCAATATAATCAGCATTATATTTATCACTTTTGGAATAATCTTCATGTTTGTTGGAAGTTTTGGGATTTTGCGGCTGCCCGATTTTTATGCCCGCACACACGCAGTGAGCAAAAGTGATACGCTCGGGATTATCTTTGTCATTCTTGGACTCGTTATATATGAAGGATTTACGCAAAGCGGCTTAAAATTAATTTTGATAGTCATTTTTATTGCACTCTCAAACCCTATTGGCTCACACGCACTTGCAAGGGCCGCACTTAAGAAAGGGCTCAAACCTCTGTTTAGTAGTTCAAAACAAAACAAGAAAAGCTGA
- a CDS encoding hydrogenase subunit MbhD domain-containing protein — translation MIWELELVIYIFILISAIVALEVKDLLVAVVMMTIFSFLMALLFVAMGAIDVGFTEAVIGAGVTGLFFVAALYKTSRKTND, via the coding sequence ATGATCTGGGAACTGGAGCTTGTTATCTACATTTTCATTTTGATTTCAGCCATTGTTGCGCTCGAAGTGAAAGATCTACTCGTAGCTGTGGTTATGATGACCATCTTCAGCTTTTTGATGGCTCTTTTGTTTGTAGCCATGGGTGCTATTGATGTGGGATTCACAGAAGCCGTAATTGGAGCCGGCGTTACCGGACTCTTTTTTGTAGCAGCTCTTTATAAAACTTCAAGAAAAACAAACGATTGA
- the mbhE gene encoding hydrogen gas-evolving membrane-bound hydrogenase subunit E: MKALKILTLVFFAAVLIYASLDLPYRGDPGNYMHAERSMTDTPVKGSYFIQEAYNDARTPNMVTVVLGDYRSIDTFGEQVVIYAVGLITLLIFKKRRRDKE, from the coding sequence TTGAAAGCACTTAAAATACTTACGCTCGTATTTTTTGCCGCGGTGCTTATTTATGCATCACTGGACTTGCCCTATCGGGGCGATCCGGGTAACTATATGCATGCCGAACGAAGCATGACCGATACACCTGTGAAGGGAAGTTACTTCATTCAGGAGGCATATAATGACGCACGCACCCCAAATATGGTTACCGTTGTTCTTGGCGATTACAGAAGTATTGATACGTTTGGCGAACAGGTGGTGATCTATGCCGTTGGATTGATCACACTGCTCATTTTCAAAAAACGACGGAGGGACAAGGAATGA
- a CDS encoding MnhB domain-containing protein, translated as MKRHFESPIVLLGARLLSPYIMVFGWYVIFHGHYSPGGGFQGGALLAASVLLIRVAGGAHLGNLQIKEWVNNPIAAIGVLIYFGTGLVAALAGGYFLDYGELPIPGVEAAWLRYIGILIIEVGIGLTVMAVLVMIYDNIVTGEDND; from the coding sequence ATGAAACGTCATTTCGAAAGTCCGATCGTATTACTGGGTGCCCGACTTTTAAGCCCGTACATCATGGTTTTTGGATGGTATGTGATTTTTCATGGCCATTATAGTCCGGGCGGCGGATTCCAGGGAGGCGCACTTTTAGCAGCTTCCGTTTTGTTGATTCGTGTAGCGGGCGGTGCACATCTGGGAAATCTTCAAATTAAAGAGTGGGTCAATAATCCCATTGCGGCAATCGGCGTGTTAATCTATTTCGGAACAGGGTTAGTTGCCGCTCTTGCCGGCGGATATTTCCTTGATTATGGCGAACTGCCTATACCTGGTGTAGAAGCCGCCTGGCTCCGGTACATAGGAATTTTAATCATTGAGGTTGGCATCGGGCTCACGGTAATGGCTGTGCTTGTGATGATTTATGATAACATCGTAACAGGAGAAGATAATGATTGA
- a CDS encoding cation:proton antiporter subunit C, which produces MIEFFTGHYAYWFTVILLCVGTYGILFKKNLIKKTIGLSILQISVVMFFVSIASKWDATVPVRDTAFPVEDVANYLNPLPHTLMLTAIVVGVATLGVAFTLLVAIYNRYDTLDEQELLEKIQ; this is translated from the coding sequence ATGATTGAGTTTTTTACAGGCCACTACGCCTATTGGTTTACCGTAATTCTGCTTTGCGTTGGCACATACGGCATACTGTTCAAGAAAAACCTGATCAAAAAAACAATTGGGCTTTCCATACTGCAAATTTCGGTGGTGATGTTTTTTGTATCGATTGCATCAAAGTGGGATGCTACTGTCCCGGTTCGCGACACAGCTTTTCCGGTTGAAGATGTAGCAAATTATCTGAATCCCCTCCCGCACACCTTAATGCTCACCGCCATTGTTGTGGGTGTTGCAACTCTTGGTGTAGCTTTCACTCTGCTGGTTGCGATTTATAACCGTTACGATACACTTGACGAACAAGAACTGTTAGAAAAAATTCAATGA